Within Chromatiales bacterium, the genomic segment TTTGAAAGGGATTACATGGTCACGAGATAAATAGCGACGATTGAACGACTCTCCACAATAAAGACATAAAAATCCATCGCGCTTAAACAGAGCATTGTTATTCAAAGGCGGAATGTAATTTAAGTCTAAATGAGGATTTTTGCCGTAGGTGGCAATGACCGAATTGACATTGATAATACTACGCTTGCCGGTTATTGCGTTGATGCCACCACGGATTTTTAACAGAGTGGTTCCTACCTCATAGGCGACGGTATCGGCGTGATAAAGCCTAACCGCAGCTTGATAATCAATCCAGTCAACAGGCATACCAGACACATCAACTCTCAGAATTTGTTGACCTAATTTCTCTTGCATAATACTACCTTATATATCAGGAGCTGTGAGTTAGTTTTGTATAGTATAGAAATTGTTTATAATGTCAATAATAAAAGCTCTCAACAACAACTAACGAGGAGTAAGGCATGAGAAAAATTATGTTACTAAATGCTAAAGGAGGATCCGGTAAAACCACTATTGCAACCAATTTGGCGAGCTATTACGCAACCAAAAACCTAAATGTAGTTTTAGCAGATTTCGACCCCCAAAAGAGTAGCCTGAGTTGGCTGTCAGCGCGGTCTCCAAGTAAGCCCCCTATCCGAGCATATGACGGGGTTAGGAGACGCGGTGCCTCCCAGAAAGCTGCAGATATCTGCATTATGGATACCCCGGCAGCTCTACACGGTAAAGATCTCAATAGTATGATAAGGCGAGCCGAGACTATTATCATTCCGGTGCTCCCATCTATGTTGGATATGCGCGCAGCGCGCGAGTTTATCAAAGAGATACGATCGTTCCCTGCTATTATTGGTAAACGCGCCAAAATAGCCGTTATCGGCAATCGGGTGCGCATGCAAACGAATGTAGCCTGGCAACTAGACGAGTTTTTACTCAAGTTACGTTTTTCTTTCCCCACCCATCTCAGAGACAGCATGAATTATATACGCGCTGCTGAGAAAGGGCTTGGCATATTTGAGATGTCTCGCTACGCAACTATCGCTGAACGCGATGACTGGATGCCTTTGTTGCGCTGGTTAGGCAGCCAACGCAGTATGCCATATTAAAACAACCCTGTGCAAAGCACCGGATTGCGGTGAAACAGCAAAACCTGATAGTACAAATTGACGGTGAAGTGGTATTGGAATACGATCGCCGAAAACCGCTGAACAAGCGACAAAAAGAGGATTTATTCCGCATAGATGCGAAATTATCTCAGAATGTTGAAACAGATAGACAGTCTCTACCGCAGCCTAATCCATTGCAGTTCACCGAAGTTGTCGGTTGCGCTCTAGTCAAAGCTCTACAGATCGGCAACGACCAAGTAACGGCAGCTGCGTGTGCGTGGTTGGCAAACCGTATTCCCGAACTCAGGCAGGTTAAAGCTAAAACAGAAGATGCCGGACATGTTTCTATAGAACTCGTTTTCAATCGCGGTTACCAAGTCGAGCAAACGATGCGTTTTGTTCCTCAGGTGCATTAAAAACTGCCGAAGTTCAGTCCGCAACTGCGATGTTCAATAATTTTAATAGCCATGCTTTCGCTTATCAGCCTTTTATGTATGTTGCTAACATCCGCTAAAAAGTGACATCGTCTACATCCGCGTAGAGTTACAATGCTCGCACCTTTTTCCACTCGTTTGCTGAAGTGGTATGCGTGTAGCGGTAGAAAAAATTTACCCTGGCAGCGCAGTGTATCGGCTTATCGGGTGTGGGTTTCCGAGATTATGCTACAGCAGACCCAAGTACAAACGGTTATTCCATATTACCGTCGTTTCATGCGCTACTTCCCCAGCCTTAAATCTCTCGCAGAGAGCCCATTGTCGGAAGTCATGGTGCAGTGGGCGGGCTTGGGTTATTATGCTCGCGCTAGAAACATGCACCGCACTGCGCGCCTTATAAGATCACACTATGGTGGTCGTTTTCCCAAGGATAAAAAGATCTTAATGACATTACCTGGTATTGGCCGATCAACCGCTTCAGCCATTTTGGCTCTGGCATATAGGCAAAGACACGCTATTCTGGATGGCAATGTTAAACGCGTGCTTGCCAGACACGCCGACATTGCAGCTCGTCCAGGCGATACTACGGCAAATCGCAAGCTATGGAAACAAGCCGATGACTACCTACCACACCAAAATATTGCCGAATACACACAAGCGTTGATGGATCTAGGGGCTCTGGTCTGCACAAAAAATAACCCGCAATGCGAGCGTTGTCCAGTGGCAGAAGATTGTCTTGCTCGCAAGATTGGTTGCATCGCCGAGCGACCTTGCTTAGCTATCTCGAAGAAAAAGCCACACCGTCATGTATTTATGCTTATGGCTATGCACAAAGACAGTATTTTGTTAGAACGCAGACCTCCATCTGGGATATGGGGTGGTCTGTCGAGCTTTCCAGAGATGCAGAGTCAAGCTGAAGCTGAAGCCTGGTGTCGACAGAAAATAGGGCACATCACCAACACAAATTGTTTGCCGTCTTTCAAGCATCAATTTACTCATTTCTCGTTGACCATAACCCCATTAAAAGTAGAGATTGGAAAAATTTATCCGCGTATAAGTGAGGAAAATGGTTTAGTTTGGTGTAAACTTTTATATTCAATCAGCGGTGTGCCTGCACCCGTTAAAAAATTGATAGTGCAATTACAAAATAGTAGGGACAAAGATGACTCGTAAAGTACACTGTTCGAAGCTTGGTAAAGAAGCCGAAGGTTTAGATTATGTGCCTTATCCTGGTGATTTAGGACAACGCATTTACGATAATATTAGCGCACAAGTATGGCAGCAATGGGTCAACCATCAAACGATGCTGATTAACGAATATCGCTTAACCCCTGTCGAACCGAAAGCGCGTAAGTTTCTTGAGGAAGAAATGGAGAAATTCTTGTTCGGTGAAGGTTCCGCAAAACCCGAAGAGTTTGTCGACCCAAATAAATGATTATTTCAGTCGTTATGTAAGATACGCTGTAATTTTATGACGACACGGCCAGATAGCTCAGTCGGTAGAGCAGAGGACTGAAAATCCTCGTGTCGGTGGTTCGATTCCACCTCTGGCCACCAGTTGTGGGTTCAGCTTGATTTTAATGCTCAGTGTAAATTGGTTTCGGTAAGCCAATGTCAGCTTTGTGAAAAATATTGTGATACAAGTCTTGTAGCTGGATGAGTATGTGATACTGGATAGACAACCCTGTGCTAGGCTATAATGTTGATTAAACAACACAAAGAAGTGTATAGAGATATGATAAATAGACTTATTCCATGCATTATGAGATGGAGAAAGTTTACCATTTCAAAGGTAGTAGCGACCAAGGCGGAAATAGCACATCTAGAGATATCCTGTATGGGTCTGAAGCCCCAATTGGTGTAGGTTTAGTCATTAAAGGATACAATAAAGAACTCGTATACCTGTAGCTAGATGAAAGTGTCTACTTTCCCCATTGGTTGCTTTTCTTTGATTGTCATATCTATCAACTAAAACATCCATGTTCCTATCACAGCGACAGTACAGATATACAAACACAGAACAGTAAAATGGCAACGGCAACAAAATTAGTATTGGTGGATGGCACTGCTTATCTTTATCGTGCATACCACGCACTACCACCTTTAACGGGACCTGCCGGGCAGCCGACTGGGGCGGTATTCGGTG encodes:
- a CDS encoding HNH endonuclease, coding for MQEKLGQQILRVDVSGMPVDWIDYQAAVRLYHADTVAYEVGTTLLKIRGGINAITGKRSIINVNSVIATYGKNPHLDLNYIPPLNNNALFKRDGFLCLYCGESFNRRYLSRDHVIPFKQGGKDTWNNVVAACKRCNNQKAGRTPEQAAMKLLAIPFVPTHAEYIYLRARAILADQMDFLKAHFPRQSRLRSS
- a CDS encoding ParA family protein, which encodes MRKIMLLNAKGGSGKTTIATNLASYYATKNLNVVLADFDPQKSSLSWLSARSPSKPPIRAYDGVRRRGASQKAADICIMDTPAALHGKDLNSMIRRAETIIIPVLPSMLDMRAAREFIKEIRSFPAIIGKRAKIAVIGNRVRMQTNVAWQLDEFLLKLRFSFPTHLRDSMNYIRAAEKGLGIFEMSRYATIAERDDWMPLLRWLGSQRSMPY
- the mutY gene encoding A/G-specific adenine glycosylase, yielding MLAPFSTRLLKWYACSGRKNLPWQRSVSAYRVWVSEIMLQQTQVQTVIPYYRRFMRYFPSLKSLAESPLSEVMVQWAGLGYYARARNMHRTARLIRSHYGGRFPKDKKILMTLPGIGRSTASAILALAYRQRHAILDGNVKRVLARHADIAARPGDTTANRKLWKQADDYLPHQNIAEYTQALMDLGALVCTKNNPQCERCPVAEDCLARKIGCIAERPCLAISKKKPHRHVFMLMAMHKDSILLERRPPSGIWGGLSSFPEMQSQAEAEAWCRQKIGHITNTNCLPSFKHQFTHFSLTITPLKVEIGKIYPRISEENGLVWCKLLYSISGVPAPVKKLIVQLQNSRDKDDS
- a CDS encoding oxidative damage protection protein, with product MTRKVHCSKLGKEAEGLDYVPYPGDLGQRIYDNISAQVWQQWVNHQTMLINEYRLTPVEPKARKFLEEEMEKFLFGEGSAKPEEFVDPNK